The following are from one region of the Scyliorhinus canicula chromosome 26, sScyCan1.1, whole genome shotgun sequence genome:
- the LOC119957564 gene encoding protein phosphatase 1 regulatory subunit 3C-B-like isoform X3, translating to MPVDIAMRLCLSHSPPIHSFLSYPEFRAVSVSRLQPLRPCLNPKSGEVCLAGRQRPGFGSGGVKKKKVVFADAKGLSLTAVHLFSDPEDDLSDLQFELSELAGCVPLVAADEKFALDFPPPSADYLDFRSRLLKNSVCLESCLVQGTSISGTVKVKNLGYEKKVAVRITFDSWKSFRDVECSYLNNTYGCADTDTFSFELDVPADLRPLEQIEFCVSFQCGQHTFWDNNSEQNYRIKCIGGKSGGGADHSSLFNMGEKSQEGDVEQFGSPRSINVIFSQWQSWGRFDNDGYW from the coding sequence ATGCCGGTTGACATCGCAATGcgcctgtgcctcagccactcgCCGCCCATCCACAGCTTCCTGAGCTACCCCGAATTCCGGGCCGTCAGCGTATCCAGACTCCAGCCCCTGCGGCCCTGCCTGAACCCGAAGAGTGGCGAGGTGTGCCTGGCCGGCAGGCAACGGCCGGGGTTTGGTAGCGGCGGCGTGAAGAAAAAGAAGGTGGTGTTCGCCGACGCCAAGGGGCTTTCGCTGACGGCCGTCCACCTGTTCTCCGACCCCGAGGACGACTTGTCCGACCTGCAGTTTGAGTTGTCCGAGCTGGCAGGCTGCGTCCCCCTAGTGGCCGCCGATGAGAAGTTCGCCCTCGACTTCCCTCCCCCCTCGGCGGATTATTTAGACTTCCGCTCCCGTCTGCTCAAGAACTCGGTGTGTCTCGAGAGCTGCCTGGTCCAAGGGACGTCCATCTCTGGGACGGTCAAAGTCAAGAACCTGGGCTACGAGAAAAAGGTCGCCGTCCGGATCACCTTCGACAGCTGGAAGAGCTTCCGCGACGTTGAGTGCTCCTACCTGAACAACACGTACGGCTGCGCGGACACTGACACTTTCTCCTTCGAGCTGGACGTGCCCGCGGATCTCCGGCCTCTGGAGCAAATCGAGTTCTGCGTGTCCTTCCAGTGCGGTCAACACACCTTCTGGGACAACAACAGCGAACAGAACTATCGGATTAAATGCATCGGTGGGAAATCGGGGGGCGGAGCGGATCACTCCTCTCTTTTTAACATGGGAGAGAAGAGCCAGGAAGGAGACGTGGAACAGTTTGGCAGTCCCAGATCCATCAATGTCATCTTCTCCCAGTGGCAGAGCTGGGGCAGATTTGACAATGACGGATATTGGTAA
- the LOC119957564 gene encoding protein phosphatase 1 regulatory subunit 3C-B-like isoform X2, with protein sequence MRILRLTQLSPAPAMPVDIAMRLCLSHSPPIHSFLSYPEFRAVSVSRLQPLRPCLNPKSGEVCLAGRQRPGFGSGGVKKKKVVFADAKGLSLTAVHLFSDPEDDLSDLQFELSELAGCVPLVAADEKFALDFPPPSADYLDFRSRLLKNSVCLESCLVQGTSISGTVKVKNLGYEKKVAVRITFDSWKSFRDVECSYLNNTYGCADTDTFSFELDVPADLRPLEQIEFCVSFQCGQHTFWDNNSEQNYRIKCIGGKSGGGADHSSLFNMGEKSQEGDVEQFGSPRSINVIFSQWQSWGRFDNDGYW encoded by the exons atgag gattcTGCGGTTGACCCAGCTCTCCCCTGCTCCAGCCATGCCGGTTGACATCGCAATGcgcctgtgcctcagccactcgCCGCCCATCCACAGCTTCCTGAGCTACCCCGAATTCCGGGCCGTCAGCGTATCCAGACTCCAGCCCCTGCGGCCCTGCCTGAACCCGAAGAGTGGCGAGGTGTGCCTGGCCGGCAGGCAACGGCCGGGGTTTGGTAGCGGCGGCGTGAAGAAAAAGAAGGTGGTGTTCGCCGACGCCAAGGGGCTTTCGCTGACGGCCGTCCACCTGTTCTCCGACCCCGAGGACGACTTGTCCGACCTGCAGTTTGAGTTGTCCGAGCTGGCAGGCTGCGTCCCCCTAGTGGCCGCCGATGAGAAGTTCGCCCTCGACTTCCCTCCCCCCTCGGCGGATTATTTAGACTTCCGCTCCCGTCTGCTCAAGAACTCGGTGTGTCTCGAGAGCTGCCTGGTCCAAGGGACGTCCATCTCTGGGACGGTCAAAGTCAAGAACCTGGGCTACGAGAAAAAGGTCGCCGTCCGGATCACCTTCGACAGCTGGAAGAGCTTCCGCGACGTTGAGTGCTCCTACCTGAACAACACGTACGGCTGCGCGGACACTGACACTTTCTCCTTCGAGCTGGACGTGCCCGCGGATCTCCGGCCTCTGGAGCAAATCGAGTTCTGCGTGTCCTTCCAGTGCGGTCAACACACCTTCTGGGACAACAACAGCGAACAGAACTATCGGATTAAATGCATCGGTGGGAAATCGGGGGGCGGAGCGGATCACTCCTCTCTTTTTAACATGGGAGAGAAGAGCCAGGAAGGAGACGTGGAACAGTTTGGCAGTCCCAGATCCATCAATGTCATCTTCTCCCAGTGGCAGAGCTGGGGCAGATTTGACAATGACGGATATTGGTAA
- the LOC119957564 gene encoding protein phosphatase 1 regulatory subunit 3C-B-like isoform X1: MGAPSVASLPITRLKILRLTQLSPAPAMPVDIAMRLCLSHSPPIHSFLSYPEFRAVSVSRLQPLRPCLNPKSGEVCLAGRQRPGFGSGGVKKKKVVFADAKGLSLTAVHLFSDPEDDLSDLQFELSELAGCVPLVAADEKFALDFPPPSADYLDFRSRLLKNSVCLESCLVQGTSISGTVKVKNLGYEKKVAVRITFDSWKSFRDVECSYLNNTYGCADTDTFSFELDVPADLRPLEQIEFCVSFQCGQHTFWDNNSEQNYRIKCIGGKSGGGADHSSLFNMGEKSQEGDVEQFGSPRSINVIFSQWQSWGRFDNDGYW; encoded by the exons ATGGGTGCCCCATCTGTCGCATCTCTTCCAATCACTCGATTGAA gattcTGCGGTTGACCCAGCTCTCCCCTGCTCCAGCCATGCCGGTTGACATCGCAATGcgcctgtgcctcagccactcgCCGCCCATCCACAGCTTCCTGAGCTACCCCGAATTCCGGGCCGTCAGCGTATCCAGACTCCAGCCCCTGCGGCCCTGCCTGAACCCGAAGAGTGGCGAGGTGTGCCTGGCCGGCAGGCAACGGCCGGGGTTTGGTAGCGGCGGCGTGAAGAAAAAGAAGGTGGTGTTCGCCGACGCCAAGGGGCTTTCGCTGACGGCCGTCCACCTGTTCTCCGACCCCGAGGACGACTTGTCCGACCTGCAGTTTGAGTTGTCCGAGCTGGCAGGCTGCGTCCCCCTAGTGGCCGCCGATGAGAAGTTCGCCCTCGACTTCCCTCCCCCCTCGGCGGATTATTTAGACTTCCGCTCCCGTCTGCTCAAGAACTCGGTGTGTCTCGAGAGCTGCCTGGTCCAAGGGACGTCCATCTCTGGGACGGTCAAAGTCAAGAACCTGGGCTACGAGAAAAAGGTCGCCGTCCGGATCACCTTCGACAGCTGGAAGAGCTTCCGCGACGTTGAGTGCTCCTACCTGAACAACACGTACGGCTGCGCGGACACTGACACTTTCTCCTTCGAGCTGGACGTGCCCGCGGATCTCCGGCCTCTGGAGCAAATCGAGTTCTGCGTGTCCTTCCAGTGCGGTCAACACACCTTCTGGGACAACAACAGCGAACAGAACTATCGGATTAAATGCATCGGTGGGAAATCGGGGGGCGGAGCGGATCACTCCTCTCTTTTTAACATGGGAGAGAAGAGCCAGGAAGGAGACGTGGAACAGTTTGGCAGTCCCAGATCCATCAATGTCATCTTCTCCCAGTGGCAGAGCTGGGGCAGATTTGACAATGACGGATATTGGTAA